The sequence ACCACCGGCTGCGCGACCGCCAGCTGCGGATGGGGGAGGCCAGCTTCCGGCTCTCGCCCGGCTGGGCCCGGGTGGCGCTCACCGAGCACGCCGGCCAGCTCGCCGCCCTCGACGGCGACGACCCGCACGCCTGGCTCGACGCCGTCGGCGCGCACATCGACAGCGCCGCCACCGTCTTCCGGTCCCTGCGGTGAGCGCCGCCCCGGCCATCCCGCGCCGGTCCGCCGCGCTGGTCTGGGCGGTCGCGCTCTGCGCGTACGTGGCGGCCGTGTTCCACCGCAGCTCACTCGGGGTGACCGGGGTCGACGCCGCGCACCGGTTCGACATCAACGCCGCCGCCCTGGCCACCTTCTCGGTGGCACAGCTGGCCGTGTACGCGGCCATGCAGGTGCCGGTCGGGGTGCTGCTCGACCGCTACGGCTCCCGCCGGCTGCTGCTCGTCGGTGGCGCGCTGATGGTCGCCGGGCAGCTCTGCTTCGCCTTCGCCACCGACGTACGCCTGGCCGTGGCCGCCCGGGTGCTGGTCGGCCTCGGCGACGCGATGACCTTCATCAGCGTGCTGCGGATCGTCGCGTTCTGGTTCCCCGGCCGGCGCAACCCGCTGATGGTGCAGCTCACCGGCACCCTCGGCCAGCTCGGGGCGATCCTCGGCGCGGTGCCGCTGGTGGCGCTGCTGCACCACGCCGGCTGGACCCCGGCCTTCCTCACCGCCGCCGCGCTCGGCGCGACGGTGCTGCTGATGGTGGCCGCCGGCGTCCGGGACACCCCGCAGCGCGAACACGCCGGCGCCCTCGCCCCCGACCTCGCCGCCGTACGCCGGCAGCTCGCCGCCGCCTGGGCGCAGCCGGGCACCCGGCTGGGCCTGTGGACCCACTTCGTCACCCAGTTCTCCGGGGCGGTCTTCGCCCTGCTCTGGGGCTACCCGTTCCTGGTGCAGGGGCAGGGCCTGTCACCCACCGCGGCGGCCGGGCTGCTCACCCTGATGACCGTGGCGACGCTGCTCAGCGGCCCGGTCGTCGCGCACCTGTGCGCGCGGCACCCGTTCCGCCGCTCGGTCGTGGTCTTCGCCATCACCGCCGCGACCGCCGCGGTCTGGGCCGTGGTGTTGGCCTGGCCGGGTCGCGCGCCGCACTGGCTGCTGGTGGTCCTGGTGCTGGTCCTGGCGGTGAACGGCCCCGGTTCGGTGATCGGGTTCGACTACGCGCGCACCTTCAACCCGGTGCACCGGATCGGCAGCGCCACCGGCATCGTCAACGTCGGCGGGTTCGTCGCCTCGATCGTGCTGATCCTCGCGGTCGGCGTCGTCCTGGACCTGGCCGGCCCGGCCGGACCGGCGCCCCCGACGCTGGACGCCTACCGCTGGGCCTTCGCCGTGCAGTACCTGCTCTGGGCGCTCGGCGCGGTCCAGGTACTGCGCTACCGCAACGCCGCCCGCCGCCGGTACGCCGCCGAACGGGCCGCCGAGGTCGTACCCGTCGGGAGCGTGGCCGGCCGCTGACCGCGCGCGGCGGTCAGCGGACCAACCGGCGGTGGGTGAGCGAGTCCAGGACGAGGGTGAGCCCGACGCCGACCAGCCACGAGTCCTTGGCGAGGCCGATGCCCGCCTGGGTGGGTCTGAGGCTGCCCGGCTCACGCAGGCCGGGCGTACGCACGTAGAGCTGCACCAGCCCGGCCCCGAACGCGGTCAGCCCCAGCCCGCCCAGCAGGGACGGCACGAACGGGGTGAGCAGGGCCGCGCCCAGCGCGATCTCGCTGGTGGACAGCAGCCGGGCGAAGCGGGCCGCGTCGATCTGCCGTAGCTGGGGGACCGCCCCGGCGGCCATGCCGTGCAGCTGTTCGGCGGCCTCACCCTCCAGCGTCCGCTTGCTGAGCCCCGAATTGAGGAAGAACGCGCCGATGATGAGCCGCAACGGCGCATGCGTGAGCTTCATGTGCACTCCCGTCCCGCGGAGATTCGTGCCCCCGCCTACCCCGCATCGGCCGCGATAACCCGCCGCGCGGGGCTGTGTCCCCGAGGTGGGGCGGCGGTAGGTTCGCGGGAGGCATGATCGTGCGCGCAGCCGGGAGGACACCGTGAGCCAGGAAGTCCGGGGAGTCGTGTCGCGGCGCAACGGCGCGCCGGTCGAGGTCACCACCATCGTGGTGCCCGACCCGGGGCCCGGCGAGGCGGTGGTGAAGGTGCGCTCCTGCGGGGTCTGCCACACCGACCTGCACTACCGGGAGGGTGGGATCAACGACGAGTACCCGTTCCTGCTCGGCCACGAGGCGGCCGGCGTGGTCGAGCAGGTGGGGGAGGGGGTCACCGGCGTCGCGCCGGGCGACTTCGTGGTGCTCAACTGGCGGGCGGTCTGCGGCGTGTGCCGGGCCTGCCGGCGTGGGCGGCCCTGGTACTGCTTCAACACCCACAACGCCGCCCAGAAGATGACCCTCACCGACGGCACCGAACTCGCCCCGGCGCTGGGCATCGGCGCCTTCGCCGAGAAGACGCTGGTCCACGCCGGGCAGTGCACCAAGGTCGACCCCGCCGCCCGGCCGGCCGCCGTCGGGCTGCTCGGCTGCGGAGTGATGGCCGGGCTCGGCGCGGCGATGAACACCGGCCAGGTCACCCGGGGCGACTCGGTCGCCGTGATCGGTTGTGGCGGGGTCGGTGACGCCGCGGTGGCCGGCGCGGCCCTCGCCGGCGCGACCACGATCATCGCGGTGGACACCGACGCCCGCAAGCTCGAGTGGGCGCGCCGGTTCGGCGCCACCCACACCGTCAACGCCTCCGCGGACGACCCGGTCGAGGCGATCCGCGCCGCCACCGGCGGGTTCGGCGCCGACGTGGTGATCGACGCGGTCGGCCGCCCCGAGACCTGGAAGCAGGCGTTCTACGCCCGCGACCTGGCCGGCACAGTGGTGCTGGTCGGGGTGCCCACCCCGGAGATGACCGTCGAGCTGCCCCTGCTGGACGTCTTCGGCCGGGGCGGCGCCCTCAAGTCCAGCTGGTACGGCGACTGCCTGCCCAGCCGGGACTTCCCCCTGCTCACCGAGCTCTACCTGCAGGGCCGCCTCGACCTGGACGCCTTCGTCACCGAGGAGATCGCCCTGGACCAGGTCGAGGAGGCGTTCCGCCGGATGCACCACGGCGACGTGCTGCGCTCGGTGGTGGTGTTCCCGTGACCGCCCGCGTCGACCACGCCGTCACCTCCGGCACCTTCTCCCTCGACGGCCAGACCTTCGACGTGGACAACAACGTCTGGGTGGTCGGTGACGACACCGAGTGCGTGGTGATCGACGCCCCGCACGACGTGGACGCCATCCGGCGCGCGGTCGCCGGTCGCCGGGTCGTCGCCGTCCTGGCCACCCACGCCCACGACGACCACGTACGGGTCGCTCCCGAGCTCGCGAAGGCCACCGGAGCGCCGGTGCTGCTGCACCCCGCCGACCGGGTGCTGTGGGACCTGGTCCACCCCGACCTGCCGCCCGACGGCACACTCGCCGACGGGCAGGTCATCGACGTCGCCGGCACCACCCTGCGGGTCCTGCACACTCCCGGCCACAGTCCCGGGGCGTGCAGCTTCCACGCCCGACCTCGGCGTGGTCTTCACCGGCGACACCCTGTTCGCCGGCGGCCCGGGCGCCACCGGCCGCTCGTACAGCGACTTCGGCACCATCGTCGCGTCGATCCGCGACCGGTTGCTCACCCTGCCGCCGGAGACCGTGGTGCACAGCGGGCACGGCGACGACACCACCATCGGCGCGGAGGCCCCGCACCTTCCGGACTGGCTGGCCCGGGGGCACTGACCGACGCCGGGGGTCGGCTCAGCGTTCCCCGGGCCCCGCCAGCACCGGTTTGACGTCCAGCACCGGCGTGCCGTCCAGGGCCTCCAGGTCGGCGACCCGGACCCGCAGGCCGTCGACCGCCAGCACCCGCACCCGGTGCAGCCCGATCGGGTTGGGCCGGTGCGGGGAGCGGGTGTTGAACACCCCGGTCTCCGGCCGGCTGCGGTCGCCCCGCGGATGCACCGTGAGGACGTCCCGCCGGGCCCGGTCCAGCCAGGTCAGCACCAGCACCTCCGCGCCCGGCCGCAGGTCGCGCAGGCCCGCGCCGAGGGTGGGGGAGAAGACCAGCCACGCCTCCGGCGCGCCCTCGTCCCCCTGCTTCGGCGCGAGATCCGCCTCGGTCAGCGGGGACTCCACCCGCCCGACCGGCCGCAGCTCGTACGCCCCGCTCACGCGCCCACCAGGCGCAGGTGCAGCCGTACGCTGGTGCCGGCCGGGGCCGTGTGCACCAGCACCAGATCGCAGAGGGCCTGCACGATGACCAGGCCACGCCCGCCGATGCCGTCGGGCCGGGGCGCCAGCCGGCCGGCGAGCGGATCGGTCAGCCAGCCGCCGTCGTGGATCTCGCACACCAGGTGTTCACCGGTGCGCCACACCTGGAGCGCACCGCCGCCACCGGCGTGGGCGATGCTGTTGGTGGCCAGCTCGGTCACCGCGATCTGCAGGTCGGCCGCCCGGTCCGGGTGCAGGTCGGCGGCCTGCGCGTGCCCGGCGACGAAGCGGCGCACGTCGGCCAGCGTGTCGAGGTCGTAGCGCAGCACGGCGACCGGTTCGGCCGGGACCGGCAACGGCTTGTTGTGCCCGGCGACGACCTGCTCCGGTGCGAAGGTGGGGCTGGGCCGCCGGCCGGCCCCGTCGACCAGCACCGGGTGGGTGCGGTGAGCGTCCGCGAGCACCGCGGGGGCGAGCCGGGACACGTCGTACGGGCAGAGGATCGCGACGTCCCGCTCGGCGAACACCACGTTGATCAAGGCGTCGTGCTGCGCGCAGGCCGGCTGTTCCAGCTCGGTACGCTCCGCTCACACCGGCTCGCCGACGATCCGCACGCGACGGTCGGGGTGCCGGTCGACGAAGGCCTGCAACACCCACGGGATGATCCGCCCCGGGTTCCGCCCCTGCACGGTCAGGTCGACGTAGCGGACCCGGTCGTCGTCCGCGCCGACGGCGGCCCGGATCAGCGCCAGCCGGTCCTCCGGGGCGGCCACCAGCACCGGTTCTCCGCGGGTCAGACCGTCCCGGACGAACGGCACCGTCAGCGCCAGCAAGTCCGGGGCGTCCCGGTAGAACGCTCCCTCGTGGTGCAGTGCCCCCGGTATCGGCCCGGTCGCCACCGCGGCCGTCACGCCGGTGGCCCCGGGTCGGTGCCGTCGACGAGGTCGAGCAGCCGCGTCAACGCCGGGCGGCAGCCGACCAGGCGTACCTCCGAGGGGGCGTTGCGGCGGACGCGGGCCAGCGCGCTCGCGGCGCCGACGTCGGCGAAGCGCAGCTCGGAGACGTCGAGCACCGCCGTCCGCTGGTTGGTGCCCGGACCGGTGAGGTGCTCGAGCATGGCGGCGAAGGCCCCCCGGTTGCTCTGATCGACCTCGCCCACGAGGCGCAGGCCGTGCGGTTCCCGCGTCCGGTACGCCCGCAGCATCGGCGCCCAGGCCCGGCCGGCGTTGCGTCCCACGGTGGCGGGGTGGGCGGCGGTGGTCGGCAGCAGGTACTCGGCGGGGAAGAGCCGCCGGTCGTACAGGCACATCGCGGCGGCCTCGCCGTCGAGGAAGAGCCGGTTGACCTCGGCCTCGTACCGGACCAGGTCGGCGACGGAGACGCCCTGGCGGATCGCCCAGCCCATGTCGCCGACGACGCGTACCCCCGCCCGGTCCTCGCGACGGGCCCGGAGGATCTCGGTGGTGAGGTTGCCGATCATCTCGTCCGGGGTGAACGGACCCTCGGCGGCGTAGCCCTCCACCGCCGGCGCGATCCGCAGCTGGCCGCCGGCCAGCGCGGCCTCCGTGGGCACGCCCGCACCGTCGAGGTGGGCCCGGACGGCGGCCGGTGAGACCCCGTCGGTGAACCAGACGACCTTGTGACCGAGGCGGAGACCGCTGGCGACGAAGCGGCCGGCGGCGTGCAGGCTGCCGGTCTCGTCGTCGTCCACCCAGCAGACGTGGTCACCCAGGTGCAGCTGGTCGACCACCGCGCTTGCAGTCACCCTCATCGCCTTCCGGTCGCCGCGCGCCCCCACTCTAGCCCGCGCCCCGGCCCCACCCAACGCCCACGGACGCCCGGTGGCCCATCGGTCCGCCCCCCGTGGACGCTGCCACCGAACCTCCCGGTCCGTCCGAGGTGGACCGTCCACGGATTGCGGTCGCCCCTGCCGCCAACCGAAGCCGCGGTTCTAGGATCGACCGGGTGAGCACCGACGACCGACCGCCGTCCGTACGACAGCTGCGCCTGGTGGTGGAGGCCGAGGACTACGAGGCCGCGGTCGCCTTCTTCCGCGACGCCCTGGGCCTGCCGGAGCAGGCCGCGTTCTCCGGTGCCGGCGACGCCCGCGTGGTGATCCTCGACGCCGGCCGGGCCACCCTCGAGATCGCCAACCCGGCCCAGAAGCGCATGATCGACGAGGTCGAGGTGGGCCGGCAGGTGGCGCCGAAGATCCGGGTGGCGTTCGAGGTGGACGACGCGTCGGCCGCCACCGTCCGGCTGGTGGCCGCCGGCGCGACCGAGATCGCCCCGCCCACCGTGACGCCCTGGCACTCGCTCAACTCGCGAATCGACGCGCCGGCCGGGTTGCAGCTCACCCTCTTCCAGGAGCTGCGGGACCTCGACCAGCGCGCCACCCTCGACGGCTTCGACACCGATCGCGAGCGCTGACGCCGCCCCGAAGCCGGTCGACGGGTCGCGGGTCGCCGCCGATACTGCTGACCATGCCGGCCGCCACCCGCCCCGTCGCCCTGACCTCGGCGCAGTCCGCCGCGCTGCGCCACGTCCGCGCCGTCGCGCTGCGGGACCGCTCGACCGCGCTGGCCACCATCGCGCGGCACCTCGCCGGGTCCGGCGCCGGCCACCACCCCGAGCAGCTGATCGCCGCGATCACCGCCGGGGGAGGGCTGACCGTCAACTTCCATCCCGACCGGCTGATCGCCGGTGGTCGCACCGTGGCCGAGGCGCTCGCCGAGGAGGGGAGCTACCGCAGCCAGTTCGTCACCGGCATCTCCAACGGCGGGCTCACCGCGTACCCGGGCGGGGACCGCGACCGCTGGGAGGAGGCGATGTTCGGCGGTGCGTACCAGGCTCCGGGCGTACGCCCCGCCGAGCGACCGGTCTACGGCGGGTTGAACCTGCTCGACCACCCCGACGGCGCCTGCCCCCGCTTCGGCTCCTGTCACCTGCGGCTGCGCCCCGAGGTGCTGGCCCGGACCACGTTCTGCTTCGGCGACAGCCACCTCGGGCCGAAGGACTTCGGCACGGTCGATGTCGCCGAGCCGGTGCTGGCCGCCCTGCTGGAGGCGACCGCCGGCACCGGTGTCAGCCTGGGCGTCGCCGGCATGGACACCGCGCGCCTCGTCGCGACGCTGCTGCGCCGGCGGGAGCGGCAGGCGTGGGCGCCCGGGTCCGCCGGGCGCGCCCTGGACGACTACGTCGAGGCGCAGGTCCACGGCGGCATCGAACTGGCCCGGGACGTCGAGGCCATCGTCGTCGACCCCTCGTTCCGGGACACGGACACCGGGCGCGTACTGACCCGGATCGCCCACCGGTGCCGCATCGAGCTGCTCTTCCACACCGGCTTCGCGCTGCCGGTCGAGGACGTCGACCCGGACTTCCGCGGACCGGCCATCCCGGTGCTGGCCGCCCGGGTGCACGCCGAGTTCGGTACGCCGGGGGCGCCGGTGGACGCCGCGCTGATCGGCCGGGCGGCGGCCTCGGTGGTCCGCGAGCCGCAGCGCTGGGCGGACCGGGGGCCGACGGCCGACACCCTCCAGCACCTCAAGCAGCTCTGGCACGTCCTCGTCTGGTTCGGCGCACCCCGCGCCTGACGTCCGGTTCGACGCGCGCGCCATCCTGCCCCGCGCCTGGCGTCCCGTTCGGCGCGGGCCGTCCGATCCTCGGAGTGACCCGCGCCGCAGCCCCCGCGGGCCCCGGCATTTCCGGAATGCCCGACAGGTGAACCTGGTTGTGTCCCCCGTACCGCCGGCAGGCAAACCCCGGCGGGCCAGGTAGTTCCCCCGAGGGGCGCTCAGTGAGCGAGCGCGTCGACACGACGAAAGGGCAACCATCGTGAAGGCCGACTTCACTCGATGGCTCCCCGCCATCGCGAAGAACCGCACCACCGCACTGAAGGTCGCCAGCGTCGCCTGTCTCGGTGGCCTGGCGTTCGGACCCGCCGCTGTGGCCGCCCCCGTCACCAGCGGACCGCACGCCGGGGCCGTGGCCGCCATCGACCTCGCCACCGGCAAGAGCCGGCAGGGCGCCACGGTCGAGTCGGGCCTGACCACCGGCAGCGCGACCGGCAAGGTCCCGAGCGGCAAGCCGGGCAAGGACAAGCTCATCCCGCATGGCGTGGAGGGCGCGCAGTCCCGCATCCCGCTGGACGACGAACAGCTCGCCAACGCCAAGGCCATCGTGAAGACGGCCAAGAAGACCGGCGTGGGGGAGCGCGGCGCGGTGATCGGCGTCGCCACCTCGCTGCAGGAGTCGAAGCTCTACAACCTGGGGCACCTCGGCGCGTACAACGACCACGACTCGCAGGGGCTGTTCCAGCAGCGCCCGTCGTCGGGTTGGGGCACGCCGGAGGAGATCACCGACCCCGAGTACTCGTCGCGGGCGTTCTTCGAGGCACTGAAGAACGTGCACGGCTGGGAGGACCTGCCGCTGACCACCGCGGCGCAGACCGTCCAGTACTCGGCCTTCCCGTACGCGTACGCCCAGTGGGAGGAGCAGGCTGCGGACATCGTCCAGCAGCTCTGGTGACCTCCTGAACGAGCAGCACGACCGGCCGGTCCCCGTCACGGGGGCCGGCCGGTCGTCGTTCGCGGGCGTACCCGGGCTCAGAGCGTCGGGGCGGTCTCCCGGCGCAGCTTCGCCGATCCCGCGCCCACCGAGAACCCGGCCACCCACCGGCTCGCGCTGCCGGCCCGGGTCCGGTCGGCCAGGTGGTACCAGTCCATCCGGCAGTGCTGCGGCGTCACCTCCAGCACGCCGTACCCGTGCCCGTCCAGCTCCGTCCACTTGACGTGCGGATTCGTCGACCGGATCAGCCCGGCGCCGAGGGCGCTCAGCGGATTGCCGGCCGGCAGCTTGAGGAAGTCGTTGACGTTGTCGCTGGTCACCGACGGCACCACGAACTCCGCGGCGGCCGGGTTGGACAACCCCGTCGACTTCGTGGTCACCTCGTTCGCCCACGAGGTGTGGATGTCACCGGTGAGGAAGACGACGTCGCGGGTCCCGGTCGCCCGCAGGTGGTCGACCAGTTCGTTGCGGTCGGCGTTGTAGCCGTCCCACTGGTCGGCGTTGAGCACCGCGCCGTTCTGCGGGATGCCGAGCAGCGTGCCGAGCGGCCCGAGTAGCCACGCCGGCAGCGAGCCGACGTCGACCCGCGCCATCATCACCGGGTTGCCGACCAGCTTCCAGCGCGCCGTCGACGCGGCCAGGCCGGCCTTGAGCCAGGTCATCTGGGCGGCGCCGGTGATGGTGCGCCGCGGGTCGTCCACCGCCGTGCCGGAGGCCTGCTGCGAGCGGTACGTCCGCAGGTCCAGCATGGACAGTTCGGCGAGCTGCCCGTACCGGAACCGCCGGTAGATCGCGCCGTCCTCGCCCATCCGTACCGGCAT comes from Micromonospora purpureochromogenes and encodes:
- a CDS encoding VOC family protein, producing MSTDDRPPSVRQLRLVVEAEDYEAAVAFFRDALGLPEQAAFSGAGDARVVILDAGRATLEIANPAQKRMIDEVEVGRQVAPKIRVAFEVDDASAATVRLVAAGATEIAPPTVTPWHSLNSRIDAPAGLQLTLFQELRDLDQRATLDGFDTDRER
- a CDS encoding MFS transporter; translated protein: MSAAPAIPRRSAALVWAVALCAYVAAVFHRSSLGVTGVDAAHRFDINAAALATFSVAQLAVYAAMQVPVGVLLDRYGSRRLLLVGGALMVAGQLCFAFATDVRLAVAARVLVGLGDAMTFISVLRIVAFWFPGRRNPLMVQLTGTLGQLGAILGAVPLVALLHHAGWTPAFLTAAALGATVLLMVAAGVRDTPQREHAGALAPDLAAVRRQLAAAWAQPGTRLGLWTHFVTQFSGAVFALLWGYPFLVQGQGLSPTAAAGLLTLMTVATLLSGPVVAHLCARHPFRRSVVVFAITAATAAVWAVVLAWPGRAPHWLLVVLVLVLAVNGPGSVIGFDYARTFNPVHRIGSATGIVNVGGFVASIVLILAVGVVLDLAGPAGPAPPTLDAYRWAFAVQYLLWALGAVQVLRYRNAARRRYAAERAAEVVPVGSVAGR
- a CDS encoding DUF3626 domain-containing protein, which translates into the protein MPAATRPVALTSAQSAALRHVRAVALRDRSTALATIARHLAGSGAGHHPEQLIAAITAGGGLTVNFHPDRLIAGGRTVAEALAEEGSYRSQFVTGISNGGLTAYPGGDRDRWEEAMFGGAYQAPGVRPAERPVYGGLNLLDHPDGACPRFGSCHLRLRPEVLARTTFCFGDSHLGPKDFGTVDVAEPVLAALLEATAGTGVSLGVAGMDTARLVATLLRRRERQAWAPGSAGRALDDYVEAQVHGGIELARDVEAIVVDPSFRDTDTGRVLTRIAHRCRIELLFHTGFALPVEDVDPDFRGPAIPVLAARVHAEFGTPGAPVDAALIGRAAASVVREPQRWADRGPTADTLQHLKQLWHVLVWFGAPRA
- a CDS encoding S-(hydroxymethyl)mycothiol dehydrogenase — its product is MSQEVRGVVSRRNGAPVEVTTIVVPDPGPGEAVVKVRSCGVCHTDLHYREGGINDEYPFLLGHEAAGVVEQVGEGVTGVAPGDFVVLNWRAVCGVCRACRRGRPWYCFNTHNAAQKMTLTDGTELAPALGIGAFAEKTLVHAGQCTKVDPAARPAAVGLLGCGVMAGLGAAMNTGQVTRGDSVAVIGCGGVGDAAVAGAALAGATTIIAVDTDARKLEWARRFGATHTVNASADDPVEAIRAATGGFGADVVIDAVGRPETWKQAFYARDLAGTVVLVGVPTPEMTVELPLLDVFGRGGALKSSWYGDCLPSRDFPLLTELYLQGRLDLDAFVTEEIALDQVEEAFRRMHHGDVLRSVVVFP
- the tsaA gene encoding tRNA (N6-threonylcarbamoyladenosine(37)-N6)-methyltransferase TrmO, with protein sequence MSGAYELRPVGRVESPLTEADLAPKQGDEGAPEAWLVFSPTLGAGLRDLRPGAEVLVLTWLDRARRDVLTVHPRGDRSRPETGVFNTRSPHRPNPIGLHRVRVLAVDGLRVRVADLEALDGTPVLDVKPVLAGPGER
- a CDS encoding MEDS domain-containing protein, whose product is MTASAVVDQLHLGDHVCWVDDDETGSLHAAGRFVASGLRLGHKVVWFTDGVSPAAVRAHLDGAGVPTEAALAGGQLRIAPAVEGYAAEGPFTPDEMIGNLTTEILRARREDRAGVRVVGDMGWAIRQGVSVADLVRYEAEVNRLFLDGEAAAMCLYDRRLFPAEYLLPTTAAHPATVGRNAGRAWAPMLRAYRTREPHGLRLVGEVDQSNRGAFAAMLEHLTGPGTNQRTAVLDVSELRFADVGAASALARVRRNAPSEVRLVGCRPALTRLLDLVDGTDPGPPA